From one Verrucomicrobiota bacterium genomic stretch:
- a CDS encoding adenylyltransferase/cytidyltransferase family protein codes for MRHLRTAGDERVIDEPIVLAIGAFDGIHLGHQAVIRAAKNVAEELGAHSAVYTFTPHPSVIVGRPKTMILTPEQKKERIMLTGVDFLIEQQFDMAFSQTPADQFLALLRKKFPKICGVSVGEDFHFGAGNYGSAYALRQNAVEMTVHIQSFIMMDGQRVSSSAIRESLQAGQVEKANRMLGYSISVAKANKGRLF; via the coding sequence ATGCGGCATTTGCGGACAGCAGGCGATGAACGGGTCATCGATGAACCCATCGTACTGGCGATTGGTGCATTTGATGGGATCCACCTGGGGCATCAGGCGGTCATCCGAGCCGCCAAGAATGTTGCCGAGGAATTGGGGGCGCATTCAGCTGTTTATACGTTTACACCGCATCCGTCCGTCATTGTTGGCCGACCGAAAACGATGATTTTGACGCCGGAACAAAAAAAGGAGCGCATTATGCTCACTGGGGTCGATTTTTTGATCGAGCAGCAGTTCGATATGGCTTTTAGTCAGACGCCGGCAGATCAGTTTCTTGCATTATTAAGAAAAAAATTCCCCAAGATCTGTGGAGTTTCTGTTGGAGAGGATTTTCACTTTGGTGCAGGTAATTATGGTAGTGCCTACGCTTTGCGGCAAAATGCAGTGGAGATGACGGTCCATATTCAGTCATTTATCATGATGGATGGACAACGCGTCAGTAGCTCGGCGATCCGTGAAAGTCTCCAGGCGGGGCAGGTCGAAAAAGCGAACCGTATGTTGGGATATTCGATAAGCGTTGCCAAAGCCAATAAGGGGCGTTTGTTTTAA
- the truB gene encoding tRNA pseudouridine(55) synthase TruB: MNGILLVDKPEGWTSHDVVAKMRHHLGVKKIGHAGTLDPLATGLLILLVGNATKISQYVTNQDKRYTGTFCLGVTTDTYDAEGEVIETREVDVTDEAITATAETFLGEQQQLPPMFSAKKCHGKPLYLLARQGHEVERKPCSVRIDEFEITKIALPHVAFDILCSKGTYVRTLAHDFGKKLGCGAYLLQLRRTQTGNFSIDQATSLTELLELDRISIEPLLLPITDIL; this comes from the coding sequence ATGAATGGCATTTTACTTGTCGACAAACCGGAAGGCTGGACGTCACATGATGTTGTAGCAAAAATGCGCCACCATCTTGGCGTTAAAAAAATTGGCCATGCCGGGACGTTGGATCCCCTCGCGACGGGCCTTCTAATTTTACTGGTAGGGAATGCGACCAAAATTTCGCAATACGTGACCAACCAGGATAAACGCTACACGGGGACGTTTTGTTTAGGTGTTACAACGGATACTTATGATGCTGAGGGGGAGGTCATTGAGACACGCGAGGTCGATGTTACGGATGAGGCCATCACGGCTACAGCAGAAACGTTTTTAGGGGAGCAGCAACAATTACCGCCGATGTTTTCCGCTAAGAAGTGTCATGGAAAACCGCTTTATTTACTAGCGCGACAAGGACATGAAGTTGAGCGTAAGCCCTGTTCCGTTCGCATTGATGAATTTGAGATTACCAAAATTGCGTTGCCGCATGTTGCATTTGATATCCTCTGTTCGAAAGGCACTTATGTACGGACTTTAGCGCATGATTTCGGGAAAAAACTCGGTTGCGGCGCGTACCTTTTGCAGTTACGGCGGACGCAGACGGGAAATTTTTCGATTGATCAGGCAACGTCGCTCACGGAACTATTGGAACTCGACCGAATATCGATTGAGCCACTGCTTTTGCCGATTACGGATATTTTGTAA
- a CDS encoding bifunctional oligoribonuclease/PAP phosphatase NrnA, with protein MIETERFEGAARFFEACRALKNKRVGILGHLRPDGDCLGAQILLHEVLEGCGAVPLLGLSDDYIAENLRWLTEDLTFMRPEDMCADAYVFVDCGAKSRGGDFAKKIRSVVLSVDHHISGEAFAKENFLFPEASATCEILADFCDQQHWELPPRVAQALYVGIVTDTGKFSYASTTALTLYLASRLASAGADPHEIFVRIYQNEPRAKFALLQRFLASMRFYLDGTVCTGNITEEDYCATGTTADDTEGFVNYPRSIAGVRIAIIAYTREGRTRFSLRTDEPELRLDILAGEFHGGGHACAAAFTVNSTYDDFEKVFINALQRHLELFSKSGA; from the coding sequence ATGATAGAAACAGAGAGATTTGAGGGCGCGGCACGCTTTTTCGAGGCCTGTCGTGCTTTAAAAAATAAACGTGTTGGGATTTTAGGCCACCTCAGACCTGACGGCGATTGTCTTGGTGCCCAGATTTTATTGCATGAGGTGTTGGAAGGTTGTGGCGCTGTCCCATTATTGGGTCTATCGGATGATTATATTGCCGAAAATCTCCGCTGGCTTACAGAAGATCTAACGTTTATGCGTCCTGAAGATATGTGTGCGGACGCGTATGTTTTTGTGGACTGCGGTGCGAAGTCGCGCGGCGGAGATTTCGCCAAAAAGATACGTTCTGTTGTGCTATCGGTGGATCACCATATTTCGGGAGAGGCTTTTGCAAAAGAAAATTTTCTGTTCCCCGAAGCATCGGCGACGTGCGAGATTTTAGCCGATTTTTGTGACCAGCAGCATTGGGAATTGCCTCCACGTGTGGCCCAAGCGCTTTATGTCGGCATTGTCACCGATACGGGAAAGTTCAGCTACGCTTCGACGACAGCGCTCACACTTTATCTTGCGTCGCGATTGGCGTCTGCGGGCGCGGATCCGCATGAAATTTTTGTTCGTATTTACCAGAATGAGCCACGAGCAAAGTTCGCACTGCTGCAGCGTTTCTTAGCATCGATGCGCTTTTATCTCGATGGAACGGTGTGTACCGGTAACATCACCGAGGAGGATTACTGTGCGACGGGAACGACGGCCGATGATACCGAAGGGTTTGTCAATTACCCCCGTTCTATTGCGGGAGTGCGGATTGCGATCATTGCTTATACGCGCGAGGGGAGGACGCGTTTTAGTCTTCGAACCGATGAGCCCGAATTGCGGTTAGACATCTTAGCAGGAGAATTTCATGGGGGCGGACATGCTTGTGCGGCGGCCTTTACAGTGAATAGCACGTATGATGACTTCGAAAAAGTTTTTATAAATGCGTTGCAACGGCACTTGGAATTGTTCTCTAAGAGCGGCGCATGA
- the tal gene encoding transaldolase, with amino-acid sequence MSLLEALRQRSIVVADTGDLDAIRQFQPRDATTNPSIILKSVLSRPELLKHIGSVARNDPRVLRAVDELLVTIGGEILEIIPGRVSTEVDAHLSFDTEATVARAQHLMELYEQHGIDRSRVLIKIAATWEGIRAAEILEQQGIHCNMTLIFALEQAVACAEAGVTLISPFVGRILDWYQLHDPDQKEDPGVASVRQIYQYYKHFGYKTEVMAASFRNIDEITALSGCDLLTISPKFLQELSQMEGNLSDISKNTGALSKIHLTESEFRLRMNENAMATEKLSEGIRKFCTDIRTLEDLVAKA; translated from the coding sequence ATGAGCTTACTAGAAGCGTTGCGCCAACGATCGATTGTGGTTGCCGATACTGGAGATCTCGACGCGATCCGCCAGTTTCAGCCGCGTGATGCGACAACCAATCCTTCAATTATTTTAAAATCTGTTTTATCGCGACCGGAGTTACTCAAACATATCGGATCTGTTGCTCGAAATGATCCGCGTGTTTTAAGGGCGGTTGATGAATTATTGGTCACGATTGGTGGCGAGATTTTAGAGATTATCCCCGGACGAGTTTCAACGGAGGTCGATGCGCATTTATCTTTTGATACAGAGGCAACGGTTGCGCGCGCACAACATTTAATGGAACTTTACGAGCAACACGGCATCGATCGATCACGTGTCTTGATTAAAATCGCTGCAACTTGGGAAGGTATCCGGGCAGCGGAAATACTGGAGCAACAGGGAATCCACTGTAACATGACGTTGATTTTTGCTCTCGAACAAGCCGTAGCATGCGCAGAGGCCGGAGTAACGCTGATTTCGCCCTTTGTTGGACGGATTTTAGATTGGTACCAGTTGCACGATCCCGATCAAAAAGAGGATCCTGGGGTTGCTTCCGTTCGGCAGATTTATCAATACTACAAGCATTTTGGTTACAAGACGGAGGTGATGGCGGCTAGTTTCCGTAATATCGATGAAATTACCGCTTTGTCCGGGTGTGATTTGTTGACGATTAGCCCGAAATTTTTACAAGAGTTGTCGCAGATGGAGGGAAATCTGTCGGATATTTCAAAAAACACGGGTGCGCTATCGAAAATCCACCTCACGGAAAGCGAATTCCGCCTGCGTATGAATGAAAATGCGATGGCGACGGAAAAGTTATCGGAGGGGATTCGGAAGTTTTGTACGGATATTCGGACGCTGGAGGACCTCGTTGCAAAGGCATGA
- the tsf gene encoding translation elongation factor Ts: MVEVTAKMVSDLRSSTGAGFVDCKQALVEANGDFEEAVTILKKKGIATAAKKAGREATEGIIESYIHAGGRIGVLLELRCETDFVAKNSEFQSLAKDICMHIAASSPLYVSREEVPSEILDKEREIAAAQAAGKPQNAIDRIVEGKLDKWFQQVCLLEQPFIKDQDKTVQETIASLVAVIGENIQVGRFTRFQIGE; the protein is encoded by the coding sequence ATGGTAGAAGTAACGGCAAAGATGGTGAGTGACTTGCGTTCTAGTACTGGCGCAGGTTTTGTAGATTGCAAACAGGCGCTTGTTGAAGCGAACGGTGACTTTGAGGAGGCGGTAACGATTCTCAAGAAAAAGGGCATTGCGACAGCGGCTAAAAAGGCAGGTCGTGAAGCAACTGAAGGAATTATCGAGTCTTATATTCATGCAGGAGGTCGTATCGGTGTTTTATTAGAGCTCCGCTGTGAGACGGATTTTGTCGCCAAGAATTCTGAGTTCCAGAGCCTCGCAAAGGATATTTGCATGCACATTGCGGCTTCGAGTCCGTTATATGTAAGCCGCGAAGAAGTACCGTCAGAGATTCTCGACAAAGAACGTGAAATTGCAGCGGCACAAGCAGCGGGTAAACCGCAGAATGCGATCGATCGCATCGTCGAAGGAAAATTGGATAAGTGGTTTCAACAGGTTTGTTTACTGGAGCAACCCTTCATTAAAGACCAAGACAAAACCGTTCAAGAGACGATTGCTTCGTTGGTTGCGGTCATTGGAGAAAATATCCAGGTCGGTCGCTTTACGCGTTTTCAGATTGGCGAGTAG
- the rpsB gene encoding 30S ribosomal protein S2, translated as MNVTINDLFEAGVHLGHQKRRWNSKSKNFIYDHRGGISIIDLEKTHKLLGEACAFLETLASKGQKVLFVATKKQAQEVVREIATSLEMPFCVNRWLGGCLTNFETVRRSLNKYRRFLAMEADGTLATMLKKEASVIRHQMVRMHRGFEGMLDVNELPDALFVVDVNYEDIAVAEAHRLNIPVIAMVDTNSDPSMVTHVIPSNDDSVKSIRLILDTIAEAIRAGQSTYESKQSEAKKRKKIVSEETSPGNVSMDASLARAAEKIEEPEAAKEVEK; from the coding sequence ATGAACGTTACGATTAATGATTTATTCGAGGCGGGGGTCCATTTAGGGCACCAGAAGCGGCGGTGGAATTCGAAGTCAAAGAACTTTATTTATGACCATCGCGGGGGTATTTCGATTATTGACCTCGAAAAGACACATAAATTACTCGGCGAGGCGTGTGCGTTTCTCGAGACCTTAGCAAGCAAGGGGCAAAAGGTTTTATTCGTCGCAACAAAAAAGCAGGCGCAAGAGGTTGTACGCGAAATTGCGACATCGTTAGAAATGCCGTTTTGTGTGAATCGCTGGCTTGGTGGATGTCTGACGAATTTCGAAACCGTTCGTCGGAGTCTCAATAAATATCGTCGATTTTTAGCGATGGAAGCCGATGGAACGTTAGCGACAATGTTAAAAAAAGAGGCATCTGTAATCCGACATCAAATGGTACGGATGCACCGCGGTTTCGAAGGTATGCTCGATGTAAACGAGTTACCTGATGCGCTCTTTGTGGTCGATGTCAATTATGAGGATATCGCGGTAGCGGAGGCGCACCGCCTGAATATTCCTGTTATCGCGATGGTCGATACCAATTCTGATCCGTCGATGGTCACGCATGTGATCCCTTCAAACGACGATTCGGTTAAATCGATTCGGCTTATTCTCGACACCATTGCGGAGGCGATTCGCGCAGGCCAATCTACCTATGAGAGTAAGCAATCAGAAGCAAAGAAGCGGAAAAAAATCGTATCGGAAGAGACATCACCGGGCAACGTATCGATGGATGCCAGCTTAGCGCGTGCGGCGGAAAAGATCGAGGAGCCGGAAGCCGCAAAGGAAGTAGAAAAATAA
- the ispH gene encoding 4-hydroxy-3-methylbut-2-enyl diphosphate reductase, with the protein MTIGMDKTPRIIVAPHSGFCAGVHAAIAKVQALLHKIPKKRIFLEGELVHNTAVNEDLFRQGVQVLPQICGELHADDVVVIRAHGITQKRREQLCHLGCQIVDATCPFVQNIVHEIVARPDHHILFLGDPNHAEVIGVTSFAKNITVCSDIQTLSAIDLKEGQRYALLCQSTFDPQLFGEAALLCRQKSTDIEIVNTICPATKLRQQGLQSLYACDAAVVIGGRHSANTRRLFENLQHHVAQLWWVESPDEIEGIRWNLYKNIGIAAGASTPSEQIQMVHEKILKSLDDVVKIEKVPLHS; encoded by the coding sequence TGGAATGGATAAGACACCACGTATAATCGTTGCACCTCATTCGGGATTTTGTGCCGGTGTGCATGCCGCTATTGCCAAAGTGCAGGCTCTCTTACACAAAATCCCTAAAAAACGCATCTTTCTGGAGGGCGAGTTGGTCCATAACACAGCCGTCAATGAAGATCTTTTTCGACAAGGTGTTCAAGTGTTACCGCAGATATGTGGCGAACTCCATGCGGACGACGTTGTTGTGATTCGGGCGCATGGCATTACACAGAAACGCCGAGAACAACTGTGTCATTTAGGCTGTCAAATCGTCGATGCGACCTGTCCATTTGTCCAAAACATCGTCCATGAAATTGTCGCACGCCCGGACCATCACATTCTTTTTCTCGGCGACCCGAATCATGCTGAGGTGATCGGTGTGACAAGTTTCGCTAAAAACATCACGGTTTGTAGCGATATCCAAACATTATCGGCTATCGATTTAAAGGAAGGGCAACGCTATGCTTTGCTCTGTCAATCGACGTTTGATCCACAGTTATTCGGGGAAGCAGCGTTACTATGTCGTCAAAAATCCACGGATATCGAAATCGTAAACACCATCTGTCCAGCGACAAAATTGCGCCAACAAGGGTTGCAGTCGCTCTATGCCTGCGATGCGGCGGTTGTAATTGGTGGTCGACATTCAGCCAATACGCGACGTTTATTTGAAAATCTTCAGCATCATGTCGCACAGCTGTGGTGGGTCGAGTCGCCGGATGAAATTGAGGGTATCCGTTGGAATTTGTACAAAAATATTGGCATTGCTGCGGGCGCTTCGACGCCATCGGAACAAATACAGATGGTCCACGAAAAGATTTTAAAATCACTTGACGACGTCGTAAAAATCGAAAAAGTCCCCCTTCACAGTTAA